The sequence below is a genomic window from Qipengyuania flava.
CCGATCGCCTTTCCGAACACGCTGACCGCTTGCAGTCGCTGGTTGTCGCCAATGGAGAGCAGGTCGACGCCATCGCCAGTGTCAGCGTTACAGCGTTGGAAAACATGGACAAACTGCGGGACAACCTTCCCGTGGTGGCGAATTCCGCCAAGGATGTGTCGAACCAGATCGGCGGCGCCGGCCGCGAGGCACAGGCACAGCTTGATGACCTCATTTCCGGCTTCGAACGCCTGAACGAATTCGGTGCGGCAAGCGAACGGCAGGTGGGTTCACTGCGCAAGCGGGTCGATGCCGCTCTGGAAGCCTTCTCGGCGCAGGCGGACAAGCTGGGCGATGTGGCCGAACAGCGCTTTGCCGAGTTGCGCGCCGGAAGCGATGCCTTCCGCAGCGACCTCGACAGCCGCGAAGTGGAAGCCCTCACCTCGATCCGAACGCGCTTCGAAAGCCTGCGCACCGAACTGGCCGAGACCGACGCCGCGGCCGCGCGCGAACGCGATGCCGCAATCGAAAGCCTGCGCAGCCGTCTTGATGCGGTGCGCACCGAAGCGGAAACCGCCGCGACGACCATCCGCGATGGCGAAGCCCATGCCCTCACCGCCTGGAACTCCCAGGTCGAAGCCATGCAGGAACGGCTGAGCGAGGCGGTCGCCGAGATCACCCGGATCGACGAAGCCGCCCTCGCGTCTGCACAGACCAAGCTGAAAGCGCTGTTCGAAGAGGCGCAACGCGTCGATGCCCAGCTGGTCGAGCGCAACCGTCTGTTTGATCAGGAAACCGGGCGCCGTCAGAGCGCATTCGCCGAAGCAGAGGAAAGCGCGCAGACGCGCCTGCGGGAGCGGCTCGATGCGCTGGACGAAGCCATCGCCGAACGCCGCGCGGCGCAGGCCGAGCAGCTTTCGGCCATGGCCGCCGAAGGCGACGAACTGGGCGAACGCATTGCCGCGCTTGGCACGACCTTCGAGACTATCTCCGCCCAGGGCCAGGAAGCGCGCGGCGCTCTTTCCGAAGGGGTCGAAGCGCTCAACGCGAAGCTGATCGAGAGCCGCGAGGCGCTAGACGGCACGGACATGGCGGTCTCGGCCCTGACCGACGCCAGCGTGCGCCTGCTCGAACTGATCCAGGCCAGCGCGAAGCACAGCCGCGATGACCTCCCCGTGGCCATGGAAGCGAGCGAATCGCGCCTCGCCGATATCGAGCGGCGCGCCGAAGAGGTGAAAGGCCTCCTCGAAGAGGCGAAGACAGCAGGAGAGGCGGTCACTGCGAGCATGGACAACGCCGAGGCACGTAGCCGCGAGGCAATGGCCGGTGTGGACGACTTCCAGGCTCGCTTCGGCGAGACGGCCGCGGCTCAGGTGGATGGGATCGAACGCCTGCGCGCCAGCGTGGCTGCCTTGGGCG
It includes:
- a CDS encoding ATPase, which translates into the protein MRKRPLIKAVDPSTDQEPAKIDFSEEVIKETSEVDELVYEEEWEEDAQTARRFGWVVPTLAILAIAGWTGFYGWAHQAEILARPTPAEWTGLVTQWAIPVLLVVSLWLLAMRNSTREAKRYAEVAQSLSAQSAELETRLVTVNRELSLAREFLATQTQELDYLGRTATDRLSEHADRLQSLVVANGEQVDAIASVSVTALENMDKLRDNLPVVANSAKDVSNQIGGAGREAQAQLDDLISGFERLNEFGAASERQVGSLRKRVDAALEAFSAQADKLGDVAEQRFAELRAGSDAFRSDLDSREVEALTSIRTRFESLRTELAETDAAAARERDAAIESLRSRLDAVRTEAETAATTIRDGEAHALTAWNSQVEAMQERLSEAVAEITRIDEAALASAQTKLKALFEEAQRVDAQLVERNRLFDQETGRRQSAFAEAEESAQTRLRERLDALDEAIAERRAAQAEQLSAMAAEGDELGERIAALGTTFETISAQGQEARGALSEGVEALNAKLIESREALDGTDMAVSALTDASVRLLELIQASAKHSRDDLPVAMEASESRLADIERRAEEVKGLLEEAKTAGEAVTASMDNAEARSREAMAGVDDFQARFGETAAAQVDGIERLRASVAALGDESDAVSKRAQGELREAIEVLETSARSALAAIETEQADRIAKIADTVGEQSAAAIDKALREHTEEAIATLDKATERSSEAGREITRQLRDQLAKVNELTGNLESRIAHARERAEENVDNDFSRRVALITESLNSNAIDIAKALSTEVTDTAWASYLRGDRGIFTRRAVRLLDNTEAREIAELYDSDHDFREHVSRYIHDFEAMLRTMLSTRDGNAMSVTLLSSDMGKLYVVLAQALERLRQ